In Selenomonas dianae, a genomic segment contains:
- a CDS encoding bifunctional 3,4-dihydroxy-2-butanone-4-phosphate synthase/GTP cyclohydrolase II, whose amino-acid sequence MSDFATIEQAVEDIKSGKMVVVVDDEDRENEGDIIVAAETLTPEHINFMATEARGLICTPIAGSRLDALEIGQMVKNNTDNHETAFTVSVDAHDTTTGISAFERCHTVKMLIDPQAKPAHFRRPGHVFPLRTVEGGVLRRAGHTEATVDLARLAGLFPAGMCCEIMADDGHMMRTPELKKFAKKHGLNIITIADLIEYRKHTETFVHCISNVDFPSKYGHFRLLAYENTLNSRCDLAVVKGEVHGKENVLVRVHSECLTGDALGSMRCDCGDQLAAALRQIEAAGEGVVLYVRQEGRGIGLANKMRAYALQDQGRDTVEANVELGFAPDLRDYGLGAQILADLGLSTIRLMTNNPAKRAGLEGYGLKIVERVPIVMHANEFDRKYMTVKKEKMGHILSDEELGNA is encoded by the coding sequence ATGTCAGATTTTGCAACGATTGAACAGGCAGTCGAGGACATCAAAAGCGGCAAGATGGTCGTTGTCGTGGACGATGAGGATCGCGAAAACGAGGGCGATATTATCGTCGCCGCCGAGACGCTCACGCCGGAGCATATCAATTTTATGGCGACAGAGGCACGCGGACTGATCTGTACGCCGATTGCGGGCAGCCGCCTTGATGCGCTTGAGATCGGGCAGATGGTGAAGAACAATACGGATAATCATGAAACGGCATTCACGGTCAGCGTTGACGCGCACGATACCACGACGGGCATCTCGGCATTCGAGCGCTGTCATACGGTGAAGATGCTGATCGACCCTCAGGCAAAGCCCGCGCACTTCCGCCGTCCGGGACACGTATTTCCCCTGCGCACCGTTGAGGGCGGCGTTCTGCGTCGTGCGGGACACACGGAGGCGACCGTTGACCTCGCACGGCTTGCGGGCCTGTTCCCTGCGGGTATGTGCTGTGAGATCATGGCGGACGACGGGCATATGATGCGTACGCCCGAGCTCAAGAAATTTGCAAAAAAGCACGGGCTGAACATTATTACCATCGCCGACCTCATCGAGTACCGCAAGCATACGGAGACCTTTGTCCACTGTATCTCAAACGTGGATTTCCCGAGCAAATACGGGCATTTCCGTCTGTTGGCGTACGAGAACACGCTCAACAGCCGTTGTGATCTCGCCGTTGTCAAGGGGGAGGTGCACGGCAAGGAGAACGTGCTCGTGCGCGTGCACTCGGAGTGTCTGACGGGCGATGCGCTCGGCTCGATGCGTTGTGACTGCGGCGATCAGCTCGCGGCGGCACTGCGCCAGATCGAGGCGGCGGGCGAGGGCGTCGTCCTCTATGTGCGGCAGGAGGGGCGCGGCATCGGGCTCGCGAACAAGATGCGTGCCTACGCCTTGCAGGATCAGGGGCGCGACACGGTCGAGGCGAACGTCGAACTCGGCTTTGCGCCGGATCTGCGGGACTACGGGCTAGGGGCGCAGATTCTCGCCGACCTCGGGCTTTCGACCATCCGCCTCATGACGAACAACCCTGCGAAGCGTGCGGGGCTTGAGGGCTACGGGCTGAAGATCGTCGAGCGCGTGCCGATTGTCATGCACGCAAATGAGTTTGACCGCAAATATATGACGGTGAAGAAGGAAAAGATGGGACATATCCTCAGTGATGAGGAATTGGGGAACGCATGA
- a CDS encoding riboflavin synthase, whose translation MFTGIIEEVGTFGGLSGGNIAIGAKLVQSDAHIGDSIAVNGICLTVTQFDAHGFRAAVMPETIRRTSLAGLTHGAPLNLERALLPTTRLGGHFVSGHIDGVGEIAEMRAEGNAILMTISADTEILRGIVEKGSVALDGISLTVAAVGTADFTVSLIPHTRTVTNLGAKRVGSPLNIETDILGKYALKLLGGENAAAWGAGLTRDFLLQHGF comes from the coding sequence ATGTTTACAGGAATTATTGAGGAGGTCGGCACATTTGGCGGACTTTCGGGCGGCAATATTGCCATCGGTGCAAAGCTCGTTCAATCGGACGCGCACATCGGCGACAGCATCGCCGTCAATGGGATCTGCCTTACGGTGACACAGTTCGATGCGCACGGATTTCGTGCGGCGGTCATGCCGGAGACGATTCGGCGCACGTCACTCGCGGGGCTGACCCACGGTGCGCCGCTCAATCTTGAGCGTGCGCTGCTCCCGACGACGCGTCTGGGCGGACACTTTGTCAGCGGGCATATCGACGGCGTGGGCGAGATCGCGGAGATGCGCGCGGAGGGCAACGCTATTTTGATGACAATTTCTGCTGATACGGAGATCCTGCGCGGGATTGTCGAGAAGGGTTCGGTCGCTCTCGATGGGATCAGTCTTACGGTCGCGGCGGTAGGAACAGCGGATTTTACCGTCAGTCTGATTCCGCACACACGCACGGTGACGAATCTCGGTGCGAAGCGCGTGGGCAGTCCGCTCAACATCGAGACGGACATTCTTGGGAAATATGCGCTGAAACTCCTCGGCGGCGAAAATGCTGCTGCATGGGGCGCAGGGCTTACACGGGACTTCCTTTTACAGCATGGATTTTAG
- the ribD gene encoding bifunctional diaminohydroxyphosphoribosylaminopyrimidine deaminase/5-amino-6-(5-phosphoribosylamino)uracil reductase RibD, with amino-acid sequence MNDIDESYMREALRIAEYARGRTAPNPLVGAVIVRDGTIIASGWHRAAGEPHAEIHALRMAGELARGATLYVTLEPCAHHGRTGPCAEAVIAAGIKRVVVALCDPNPLVAGRGLVLLKEAGIEVVTGVCEAEARRQNEVFLKWITQKRPFVTLKTAMTLDGKIASHTGASQWITGEAARARVHMYRDEYDAILVGIGTVLADDPSLTARLPDGTGHSPLRIVLDSEGRTPLDAKLVTDCAAPTLIVVSERADQRRVRLLHACGVETLTLGAERVDIAALLDYLGAREITSLFVEGGGTVNWSFLAGGYVDKVHAFIAPMLMGGASAKTPVGGTGFDSPQTALHLHDVSVEQMGADILVTGYPCAAE; translated from the coding sequence ATGAACGACATTGACGAATCCTATATGCGCGAGGCTCTGCGGATCGCGGAGTACGCGCGCGGGCGTACGGCGCCGAACCCGCTCGTCGGCGCGGTCATCGTACGGGATGGCACGATCATCGCGAGTGGGTGGCATCGTGCGGCGGGCGAGCCGCACGCGGAAATTCATGCGCTACGGATGGCGGGGGAACTCGCACGCGGCGCGACCCTCTATGTGACGCTCGAACCGTGCGCCCATCACGGGCGTACGGGGCCATGCGCTGAGGCGGTGATTGCGGCGGGGATCAAGCGCGTGGTTGTTGCGCTCTGTGATCCGAATCCGCTCGTTGCGGGACGGGGGCTTGTCCTTCTCAAGGAGGCGGGCATCGAAGTTGTAACGGGCGTGTGTGAGGCAGAGGCGCGGCGACAGAATGAGGTGTTCCTCAAGTGGATCACGCAAAAACGCCCCTTTGTGACGCTCAAGACGGCAATGACGCTCGACGGCAAGATCGCAAGCCATACGGGCGCATCGCAGTGGATCACGGGGGAGGCGGCACGCGCACGTGTGCATATGTACCGTGACGAATACGACGCCATTCTTGTCGGGATTGGCACGGTTCTCGCTGACGATCCGAGCCTTACCGCGCGTCTGCCGGATGGTACGGGGCACAGTCCCCTGCGCATCGTGCTCGACAGTGAGGGGCGCACGCCGCTCGATGCAAAACTCGTGACGGACTGTGCAGCACCGACCTTGATCGTCGTGAGTGAACGTGCCGATCAGCGGCGCGTCAGGCTTCTTCATGCGTGCGGTGTGGAAACGCTGACACTCGGTGCGGAGCGTGTGGACATCGCCGCTCTGCTTGACTACCTCGGTGCGCGTGAGATCACATCGCTTTTTGTCGAGGGCGGCGGGACGGTCAACTGGTCATTCCTCGCGGGCGGCTATGTGGACAAGGTGCACGCCTTTATCGCCCCCATGCTGATGGGAGGCGCGTCGGCAAAAACGCCTGTGGGCGGCACGGGCTTCGACAGCCCACAGACAGCGCTGCACCTGCATGATGTGAGCGTCGAGCAGATGGGCGCGGACATCCTTGTCACGGGCTATCCGTGTGCGGCAGAGTGA
- the dhaM gene encoding dihydroxyacetone kinase phosphoryl donor subunit DhaM translates to MVGLVIVTHSATLAHGIAETCRMMAKDAHIAIAGGMEDGGFGTSYARIVAAINAVYGADGVVILVDAGSSILTVETILEEMSERRLRVADCPVVEGSVVAAITAVCGGSLDEVVRRAEETRGAVKIDD, encoded by the coding sequence ATGGTCGGACTTGTGATTGTAACGCACAGCGCGACACTCGCGCACGGCATCGCCGAGACCTGCCGGATGATGGCAAAGGACGCACACATTGCGATTGCGGGCGGCATGGAGGACGGCGGTTTCGGGACGAGCTATGCGCGGATCGTTGCGGCGATCAATGCGGTGTACGGCGCGGATGGCGTTGTCATTCTCGTGGACGCGGGCAGCTCCATCCTCACGGTCGAGACAATCCTTGAGGAGATGTCGGAGCGTCGTCTGCGCGTGGCAGACTGCCCCGTGGTTGAGGGCAGTGTTGTGGCGGCGATTACTGCGGTCTGCGGCGGCAGCCTCGATGAGGTCGTCCGGCGTGCGGAGGAAACGCGCGGCGCGGTCAAGATTGACGATTGA
- a CDS encoding TerC family protein, with protein sequence MEVELFSSQFFVALFSIIVLDLVLAGDNAVVIAMASNRLPAHLRNRAIYVGTAGAIVVRLIMTYFAVQLLSVPYLQALGGLVLLPIAVKLMKPSGGEAHIEAAETFAGAVKTIIVADAAMGIDNVIAIAGASHGDFLLVVIGLLISIPIVVGGSQLIGKLMEKYPVLIVLGTAILGWTGGTMIVHDRTIGVMILAALPQAEHLLPAALAGAVCGIGGYLQRRK encoded by the coding sequence GTGGAAGTCGAACTCTTTTCATCACAGTTCTTTGTGGCACTCTTTTCGATCATCGTGCTCGATCTCGTGCTCGCGGGTGATAATGCCGTCGTCATTGCGATGGCATCGAACCGGCTGCCCGCGCACCTCCGAAATCGTGCGATCTACGTCGGCACGGCGGGGGCGATCGTTGTCCGTCTCATCATGACGTATTTCGCGGTGCAGCTGCTCTCCGTGCCCTACTTGCAGGCACTCGGGGGGCTGGTGCTGCTGCCGATTGCGGTGAAGCTGATGAAACCGTCGGGCGGCGAGGCGCATATCGAGGCGGCGGAAACGTTCGCGGGCGCGGTCAAGACGATCATCGTTGCGGATGCGGCAATGGGCATTGACAATGTGATCGCGATTGCGGGGGCGTCGCACGGCGACTTTCTGCTTGTTGTGATCGGACTTCTCATCAGTATCCCCATCGTGGTGGGCGGCAGTCAGCTGATCGGCAAGCTGATGGAGAAATATCCCGTGCTCATCGTGCTCGGTACGGCAATTCTCGGATGGACGGGCGGTACGATGATCGTACACGACCGTACCATTGGTGTGATGATCTTGGCGGCGCTGCCGCAGGCGGAGCACCTTCTTCCTGCGGCACTCGCAGGCGCGGTGTGCGGCATTGGCGGCTATTTGCAGCGGAGAAAATGA
- the htpG gene encoding molecular chaperone HtpG: MAKETFEFQAETKQLLDLMIHSIYTNREIFLRELISNASDAMDKLHFESLTNRDMLEGDENYEIFLVPDKESKTLTISDSGIGMSRAEVVENIGTIAKSGTKAFMEQLAKAKEESGGTPDKELIGQFGVGFYSAFMVAERVTIVTRRAGEQQATRWESAGDGSYTIEDAEKETRGTTVTIHLAKEFTEGETDYTDTFTLESLVKKYSDYVRYPIRMNVTTEEMPRDDEGKVIEGAEKIKKTELRTLNSMQPLWTRAKSEIKPEEYNDFFRDQFHEWEAPMEVFHTKAEGTVEYTALLEIPARAPFNLYQADYEPGIQLYSRHVFIMDKCKDLLPDYLRFVKGLVDSPDLSLNISRELLQQSRELKTIGRALEKNVLKTLGKKLEKNREDYEKFWNEYGRMLKIGVYNSMYAGRDTVDKLKDLLLFHSSKEGALVSLKEYVARMPESQKSIYYATAKDQATIEQLPQMEQLRERGLEVLFLLDPVDEFAIETVHEYEGKNFHSISRGDLGLDDAESEAAKKETEDIAKANDDLIKDVKEAIGDKIAEVKISQRLRSSAVCLVADEAGPSLSMEQTFAEMNNPMFKARRILEINPHHDLFAKLKEVHAAGKDSEEFKDYCDLLYTQALLIEGILPENPVAFAQKLAKMMAK; this comes from the coding sequence ATGGCAAAGGAAACGTTTGAGTTTCAAGCGGAGACAAAGCAGCTGCTCGATCTGATGATCCACTCGATCTACACGAACCGCGAGATTTTCCTGCGCGAGCTGATTTCGAATGCGTCGGATGCGATGGACAAGTTGCATTTCGAGAGCCTGACGAACCGCGATATGCTTGAGGGCGATGAGAACTATGAGATTTTCCTCGTGCCCGACAAGGAGAGCAAGACGCTGACGATCTCGGACAGCGGCATCGGTATGTCGCGTGCGGAGGTCGTGGAGAACATCGGCACGATTGCAAAGTCGGGCACGAAGGCGTTCATGGAGCAGCTCGCAAAGGCGAAGGAGGAAAGCGGCGGCACACCCGACAAGGAGCTGATCGGGCAGTTCGGCGTTGGCTTCTACTCGGCATTTATGGTTGCGGAGCGTGTGACGATCGTAACGCGTCGTGCGGGTGAGCAGCAGGCGACGCGTTGGGAGTCGGCGGGCGACGGCAGCTACACGATTGAGGACGCGGAGAAGGAGACGCGCGGCACGACGGTGACGATCCATCTCGCGAAGGAGTTCACGGAGGGCGAGACGGACTATACGGATACGTTCACATTGGAAAGCCTCGTGAAGAAATACTCCGACTATGTGCGCTATCCGATTCGCATGAACGTCACGACGGAGGAGATGCCGCGCGACGATGAGGGCAAGGTCATCGAGGGCGCGGAGAAGATCAAAAAGACGGAGCTGCGCACGCTGAACTCGATGCAGCCGCTCTGGACGCGTGCAAAGTCCGAGATCAAGCCGGAGGAGTACAACGATTTCTTCCGTGACCAGTTCCACGAGTGGGAAGCACCGATGGAGGTGTTCCACACGAAGGCAGAGGGCACGGTGGAGTACACGGCACTCCTTGAGATCCCCGCGCGTGCGCCGTTCAACCTCTATCAGGCGGACTATGAGCCGGGGATTCAGCTCTACTCGCGCCATGTGTTCATCATGGACAAGTGCAAGGATCTCCTGCCGGACTACCTGCGTTTCGTCAAGGGGCTTGTGGACTCGCCCGACCTCTCGCTCAACATCTCGCGTGAACTCTTGCAGCAGAGCCGTGAACTCAAGACCATCGGGCGTGCGCTTGAGAAGAATGTACTCAAGACGCTCGGCAAAAAACTGGAGAAAAACCGCGAGGACTACGAGAAGTTCTGGAACGAATACGGCCGTATGCTGAAGATCGGCGTCTACAACAGTATGTACGCGGGGCGCGACACGGTGGACAAGCTGAAGGATCTCCTGCTCTTCCACAGCTCGAAGGAGGGGGCGCTCGTCTCCCTCAAGGAGTATGTTGCGCGGATGCCCGAGAGCCAGAAGAGCATCTACTACGCGACGGCGAAGGATCAGGCGACGATTGAGCAGCTGCCGCAGATGGAGCAGCTGCGCGAGCGCGGGTTGGAGGTGCTGTTCCTGCTCGACCCCGTGGATGAGTTCGCGATTGAGACGGTGCATGAGTACGAGGGGAAAAACTTCCATTCGATCAGCCGCGGCGACTTGGGTCTCGATGATGCGGAGAGCGAGGCGGCGAAGAAGGAAACGGAGGACATCGCCAAGGCGAACGACGATCTCATCAAGGATGTGAAGGAAGCCATCGGGGATAAGATCGCCGAGGTGAAGATCTCACAGCGGCTGCGCTCAAGCGCGGTCTGTCTGGTCGCGGATGAGGCGGGACCGTCGCTGTCGATGGAGCAGACCTTTGCCGAGATGAACAATCCGATGTTCAAGGCACGGCGCATCCTTGAGATCAATCCGCATCACGATCTCTTTGCGAAGCTGAAAGAGGTGCACGCGGCGGGCAAGGACAGCGAGGAGTTCAAGGACTACTGCGACCTGCTCTATACGCAGGCACTGCTGATTGAGGGCATCCTGCCGGAGAATCCCGTCGCCTTTGCGCAGAAGCTCGCAAAAATGATGGCAAAATAA
- a CDS encoding CgeB family protein — MDSIVGQGGWEAFFPYCDRIYVFEKRDVLFLQERYQIPAAYCPVGYNAAYARVEARRDKEIDIAFMGAPYRNRLHILEQAAAHAVRNGWRMAIYGPFYEERYFWKKHLFQRKYPYITKYLTNGMVLPEEAAELYARSKICLNIHLSAHKGVNPRTFEIMATGSFQLVDEREDYAGLVPEQDMAIFRSTEELIEKISYYLAHEDERERIAARGHAAVLGRYSMEASLHRILNCCSE, encoded by the coding sequence GTGGACAGCATTGTTGGTCAGGGAGGATGGGAGGCGTTTTTCCCATATTGTGATCGCATCTATGTCTTTGAGAAACGGGATGTGCTGTTTTTGCAGGAGCGGTATCAGATCCCCGCTGCATATTGTCCCGTGGGATATAACGCAGCATATGCGAGGGTGGAGGCACGCCGGGATAAGGAGATTGATATTGCCTTTATGGGGGCGCCGTATCGAAATCGTCTGCATATCTTGGAACAGGCTGCTGCCCATGCCGTGCGCAATGGATGGCGCATGGCAATTTATGGCCCGTTTTATGAAGAGCGATATTTTTGGAAGAAGCACCTCTTTCAGAGAAAATATCCATACATCACAAAATATCTTACCAATGGCATGGTGCTGCCGGAGGAGGCTGCGGAACTCTATGCACGCTCGAAAATCTGCCTGAACATCCATCTCTCCGCACATAAGGGGGTCAATCCGCGCACGTTCGAGATCATGGCGACGGGCAGTTTTCAGCTCGTTGACGAACGCGAGGACTATGCGGGGCTTGTGCCGGAGCAGGACATGGCGATTTTTCGCTCGACGGAGGAACTGATCGAAAAGATTTCATATTATCTTGCGCACGAAGATGAGCGCGAGCGCATTGCCGCACGCGGTCACGCTGCCGTTCTTGGTCGGTACAGTATGGAGGCATCTTTGCATCGGATACTCAATTGTTGCAGTGAATAA
- a CDS encoding glycosyltransferase: MRILLANFSKMVGDTGGAAKVNVAFANEMVRRGHTVTTVYTDDREGAFFYPLDERVTAYNLQHFRGTHCTFPTALKIKREVLRAFGQRYGRSVNDEFFAKHIQKNMAAVLDEVQPDVIICFQTSSAKMLLCDLRIETPVIIMSHGDPVDLFQTHPKEELPALERCAVFQVLLPGFAERVQKYIPNVRVVPIGNVVPQYTEQADLAREKEMYKIIFIGRMVRNHKRPHLLIAAFCKIAAEFPDWTLELWGAEDSKSYQKEMLRMIAAAGLEDRILFCGTTAEIPRVLQGADLCVAPSAYEGFSLAHTEAMSMGLPLIGYQSCVSVAELIDDGVNGLLAADGAEPLAEKMTILMRDRNLRVKMGNAARVSMRAYAPKIIWTKWENLMREVMSS; this comes from the coding sequence ATGCGGATACTGCTGGCGAATTTCTCAAAGATGGTCGGAGATACGGGCGGAGCGGCGAAGGTGAATGTCGCGTTTGCGAATGAGATGGTGCGGCGCGGGCATACGGTGACGACGGTCTACACGGACGACCGTGAGGGGGCGTTTTTCTATCCGCTGGACGAACGTGTGACGGCGTACAATCTCCAGCATTTTCGCGGGACACACTGCACGTTCCCGACCGCGCTCAAGATCAAGCGCGAGGTGCTGCGTGCATTCGGACAGCGATATGGACGCAGCGTCAACGATGAATTTTTTGCGAAACACATCCAAAAGAATATGGCGGCGGTACTGGATGAGGTACAGCCCGATGTCATTATCTGTTTTCAAACGAGCTCGGCAAAGATGCTCCTCTGTGATCTTCGGATCGAAACGCCCGTCATTATCATGTCGCACGGCGATCCCGTGGATCTGTTTCAGACCCATCCGAAGGAGGAACTGCCCGCACTCGAACGCTGTGCCGTGTTCCAAGTGCTCCTGCCGGGCTTTGCCGAGCGTGTGCAAAAATACATCCCAAACGTGCGCGTCGTTCCCATCGGCAACGTCGTTCCTCAGTATACGGAGCAGGCGGATTTGGCGCGTGAAAAAGAGATGTACAAGATCATCTTTATTGGGCGTATGGTACGCAACCACAAGCGCCCGCATCTCTTGATTGCGGCATTTTGTAAGATTGCGGCAGAGTTCCCCGACTGGACGCTCGAACTCTGGGGAGCAGAGGACAGCAAAAGCTATCAGAAGGAAATGCTGCGGATGATTGCGGCGGCAGGTCTGGAAGATCGCATTTTGTTTTGCGGGACGACGGCGGAAATCCCGCGCGTGTTACAGGGCGCTGATCTCTGTGTTGCGCCGAGTGCATACGAAGGTTTCAGCCTTGCGCATACGGAGGCGATGAGCATGGGATTGCCGCTGATCGGCTATCAAAGTTGTGTTTCTGTCGCCGAACTGATTGATGATGGTGTGAATGGGCTGCTTGCAGCAGACGGGGCAGAACCCCTCGCGGAGAAAATGACAATCCTTATGCGTGACCGCAATTTACGCGTGAAGATGGGGAATGCGGCGCGTGTATCCATGCGCGCCTATGCCCCCAAGATCATCTGGACAAAGTGGGAGAATCTGATGCGGGAGGTTATGTCCTCATGA
- a CDS encoding SIMPL domain-containing protein, which translates to MKHFSLGSLVCAAIFALALVIPTGTASAEEAVPTLTMNGVGSAQIAPDMAEVTLGVVTEAKDAARAHADNAAQAARVQNAVKALGIAERDIQTTRYDFEPVYDVKDNGRSVTTGYTVTNAVVVKVRNLANVGKVIDAALANGANRVDSLEFSASDPRAAKSAALADAARDARSKADAVARALGVRIVRVLNVYADAQSHTPRNYMPMMMAKEAYDAATPIAAGELSYEASVNISYVIE; encoded by the coding sequence ATGAAGCATTTTTCATTGGGTTCACTCGTATGCGCGGCAATATTTGCCCTCGCGCTGGTGATTCCGACGGGGACGGCATCCGCCGAGGAGGCAGTGCCGACGCTGACGATGAACGGGGTCGGCTCGGCTCAGATCGCGCCCGATATGGCGGAGGTCACGCTCGGCGTTGTAACGGAGGCAAAGGATGCGGCACGGGCGCACGCGGACAATGCGGCACAGGCGGCACGCGTACAGAACGCGGTAAAGGCGCTCGGCATCGCAGAGCGCGACATTCAGACGACACGCTATGATTTCGAGCCGGTCTACGATGTGAAGGACAATGGGCGCAGTGTGACGACGGGCTATACAGTAACGAACGCGGTCGTCGTGAAGGTGCGCAACCTCGCCAATGTAGGCAAGGTGATTGATGCTGCACTCGCAAACGGCGCGAACCGTGTGGACTCCCTCGAATTCTCGGCGAGTGACCCGCGTGCGGCAAAGAGTGCCGCGCTTGCCGATGCGGCGCGTGACGCACGCAGCAAGGCGGATGCCGTGGCGCGTGCGCTCGGTGTCCGTATCGTCCGCGTGCTGAATGTCTATGCAGATGCACAGTCCCATACGCCGCGCAACTATATGCCGATGATGATGGCAAAGGAGGCGTACGATGCCGCAACGCCGATTGCGGCGGGGGAGCTGTCCTATGAAGCCTCGGTGAACATCTCCTATGTCATCGAGTAA
- a CDS encoding acyltransferase → MSSSKRARVSAVEAIRGISMMGVIGIHIGAEYLANPSPNIHLVALFDIGTRFAVPIFFFISAFGLFYGQSPSAPFSYRDFLVRRGRAVMIPYLVWSLFYLLHDAYVYGVGFPPITALPGILFFGNAKYQLYFMVILIWFYLLMPLWRVLLARMTLPLLAAILLVQVAFDYWSSFDTAFNLYVYALPEGTLLRALLFYRLNYWVMHYVFIFLLGGYVALHFGAFRAWMERNTVRLYAFAILSLAALLAWYYKLLLVDGYTPLEGIYTAHQLSPLGILYTIGATLALFAFFTRLGTENILGRTFQLLGKHSYFIYLGHPIAITYLLMAIHGSGHVLTAPLALAMYAATLVLTLLGAIVVRRIGERVPIVNELTIGLKPKK, encoded by the coding sequence ATGTCATCGAGTAAGCGGGCGCGTGTTTCTGCGGTCGAGGCGATTCGCGGTATCTCCATGATGGGCGTGATCGGCATCCACATCGGTGCAGAGTACCTTGCGAATCCATCGCCGAACATTCATCTTGTGGCGCTTTTTGACATCGGTACGCGCTTTGCCGTGCCGATTTTTTTCTTTATCTCGGCGTTCGGCCTCTTCTACGGGCAGTCGCCGTCTGCGCCGTTCTCCTACCGCGATTTCCTCGTGCGGCGCGGACGCGCGGTCATGATCCCCTATCTCGTATGGTCGCTTTTCTATCTCCTCCATGATGCATACGTCTACGGGGTGGGCTTCCCGCCGATCACCGCACTGCCGGGGATTCTCTTCTTCGGCAATGCAAAATATCAACTCTACTTCATGGTGATCCTGATCTGGTTCTATCTGCTGATGCCGCTCTGGCGCGTTCTCCTCGCGCGTATGACCCTGCCGCTGCTCGCGGCGATTCTCCTCGTGCAGGTCGCATTTGACTACTGGTCGAGCTTTGATACGGCGTTCAATCTCTACGTCTACGCTCTGCCCGAGGGGACGCTGCTGCGTGCGCTGCTCTTCTATCGGCTGAACTACTGGGTCATGCACTACGTCTTTATCTTCCTGCTCGGCGGATATGTCGCGCTGCATTTTGGCGCGTTCCGCGCGTGGATGGAACGCAATACGGTGCGGCTCTATGCGTTCGCCATCCTCAGCCTCGCCGCCCTCCTCGCGTGGTACTACAAGCTGCTGCTCGTGGATGGATACACACCGCTCGAAGGGATCTACACGGCGCATCAGCTCTCGCCGCTCGGCATCCTCTACACCATCGGTGCCACGCTCGCGCTCTTTGCGTTCTTTACCCGACTGGGGACGGAGAACATTCTTGGGCGCACATTTCAACTCCTCGGAAAACACTCCTATTTTATCTATCTTGGACATCCGATTGCAATCACCTACCTGCTCATGGCGATTCACGGAAGCGGTCACGTCCTCACCGCGCCGCTTGCGCTCGCAATGTATGCGGCGACGCTCGTGCTGACGCTCCTAGGTGCGATTGTTGTACGGAGGATTGGTGAGCGCGTACCAATCGTAAATGAGCTGACGATCGGACTGAAGCCGAAAAAGTAA